The region ACGGTGTCGGCCGCGTCCTGCGGGTCGGCCGACGCCCTGGCCGCGCCGCGCAGCAGCAGCCCCGCCTCGCGCACCTCGGGCCGCTCGAAGAACCGCTCGGCGCCGCGCAGCTGATACGGCACCCCGGCGTCGGCGAGCGCCTGCTCGTAGACCTCCGACTGGGCGTTGATCCGGTAGAGCACCGCGATCTCGCTGGGGCGCACGCCGGAGCCGATCAGCTCCTTGATCCGCCGGGCCGCGCCCTCGGCCTCGGCGGGCTCGTCCGCGTACTCCGCGTACGACGGCTCGGGGCCGGGCTCGCGCTGCGAGATCAGCTCAAGGCGGTGCGCCGCCGCCTGGCCGCGGGCCTGGCCGAGCAGCCCGTTGGCCAGGCCCACCACCTGCGGGGTCGAGCGGTAGTCGCGGACCAGCTTCACCACGGTGGCCCCCGGATAGCGGGTCCTGAAGCCCAGCAGGAAGTCCGGGGTGGCGCCGGTGAAGGAGTAGATGGTCTGCGAGGCGTCGCCGACCACGCACAGGTCGTCCCGGCCGCCGAGCCACAGCTCCAGCAGCCGCTGCTGGAGCGGGCTGACGTCCTGATACTCGTCCACCACGAAATGCTGATACTGCGAGCGGACCGTATCGGCCACATCGGGCCGGTCCTGGAGCACGCCGACCGTCAGCAGCAGCACATCCTCGAAGTCGATCACCCCGCGGTCCCGCTTGAGCTGTTCGTACGTGGTGTAGATCCGCGCCACCTCGGCCGGGTCGCGCGGCACGTCGCGCCCGTTCTTGGCGGCCACCGCCGGATAGTCCTCGGGCACCGTCTGGGTGACCTTGCACCACTCGATCTCCCCGGTCACATCCCGCAGCTCATTGCGGTCCAGCCGGATACGGCAGCGCGCGCCCGCCTCGGCGACCAGCTGGATCTTGCGCTCCAGCAGCCGGGGCATCTCGCCGCCGATCGCGCGCGGCCAGAAATACTGCAGCTGGCGCAGCGCCGCCGAGTGGAAGGTACGGGCCTGCACACCGCCCGCGCCGAGCTGCCGCAGCCGCCCGCGCATCTCGCCGGCCGCCCGCGCGGTGAAGGTGACCGCGAGCACGCTGGCCGGCTGGAGCATGCCGGCCCGCACCCCGTAGGCGATCCGGTGGGTGATCGCACGGGTCTTGCCGGTGCCGGCCCCGGCCAGCACGCACACCGGGCCGCGCAGGGCCGTCGCGACGGCGCGCTGCTCGGGGTCGAGGCCGTCGAGCACCGCGTCCGGGGAGTCGGGCACCGCGGGGAAGAGCGAGTCGTGGGTTGTCGCAGTCACAACCGCCACTCTGCCAGGTCTCGCCGACAGCCCGGGAAAGTTATCCACAGGCAGCCGCGGAATGCGGACCCGCGGGCGGGTGTTGTGCTGGTGCCAGATTCTCTCGCGACGAGGAGCGAACACCGATGCCGGGCACCGTGACCATGTACAGCACCAGCTGGTGCGGCTACTGCCGCCGGCTCAAGAGCCAGATGGACCGCGAGGGCATCGCGTACTCCGAGATCAACATCGAGGAGCGGCCCGAGTTCGTGAAGTTCGTCGAGGAGGCGAACGGCGGCAACCAGACCGTCCCGACCGTGCAGATCGTGCCCGCGGGCGGCGGCGCGGAGGTCGTGATGACCAACCCGAGCCTCGCGCAGGTCAAGCAGGCGCTGGGCGCGTAGCCGCTTCCGCGACGGCCCCGCGGCCGGCCCTACGGGCGCGGCAGCGGGGCGCCGTACCAGTTCTCGATCAGGCGGGCCGCGATCGAGATGCCGAACGGGGGCAGCACCTCGCCCGAGGCGAAGGCGGCGCGCAGCTCGTCCCGGGAGAACCAGCGGGCCTCGTGGATCTCCTCGCCGTCGACCGTGATGGCCGACGAGACCGCGCGGGCGTTGAAGCCCAGCATCAGGCTGGAGGGGAAGGGCCAGGGCTGGCTGGCCACGTAGACGACGTCGTCCCCCACGGTGACGCCGACTTCCTCGGCGACCTCGCGGCGCACCGCCTGCTCGATCGACTCGCCGGGCTCGACGAAGCCGGCCAGCGTCGAGAAGCGGCCCTCGGGCCAGTGCAGCTGCCGGCCGAGCAGGGCGCGGTCCTGGTCGTCGGTGACCAGCATGATCACCGCGGGGTCGGTCCGCGGGTAGTGCTCGGTCAGGCAGGCCGGGCAGCGGCGGATGTGGCCCGCGGCGGCGATGACGGTGCGTTCGCCGCAGCGGGAGCAGAAGCGGTGCATGCGCTGCCAGTTCTCCAGCGCCACCGCGTGCACCATGAGCCCGGCTTCGAGCGGTGACAGCAGCCCGCCGACCTCGCGCAGGCCCGCGGCCCTCGCCGCGCCGTCCATCCGGCCGGGCAGCGCGTCCTTCTGGAGCGCGAAGTAGCGCACGCCGTCCGGTGCGATGCCGAGGAAGTAGCGGTGCATCTCGGTCTCCGGCGCGTCGAACGCCGGGGTCATCACGAGTTCGGTACGGCCGTCGGGCCCGTCCTCGACCAGCACCTGTCCGCCGGAGACCACGAACACCCTCGTCGTCGGGTGGCTCCACGCGGCGGCGAGCCACGCCTCGTCCTGACGGTGGTGCGCGGCGCGGTCCACTCCCGCGTGGGTGAGGGTCAGCGGTCGGTCCGTCGCGTCGAGTCCGGTCAAGGCTGCTTCCATCTCCAGGAAAGTACGGGGTGTGCCACTGGCGCAGGCGCACCACCTTGTCGTCCACCCGGTGCCAACCGCCGGCGGGCAGGGAAATTCCCGGTGACGGTATGGATACGCCGCGTCGTCCGAGGCGGAGCGCGTCGTGTGCAGCCTAGCCCGGCAGCCGCCTCGTCCTGGCACGGGTCCGCGCGGCGCCCGGTCGTGCCGCGCGTGCCGGTCAGCCGTCGGCGGCCAGCAGCCGCTCGAGCTCCGCGCGGCCCGGCAGGGCCGCGGGGCGGACCAGCTCGCCGGTGCGGACGAACAGGAAGGCGGCGCCGACCCGGTGGAGCGGGACGCCCTCCAGCTCCGCCCACGCCAGCCGGTAGATCGCCAGCTGGAGCGGATCCGCGGACGCGGCCGGGCTGCGGCCGGTCTTCCAGTCGACGATCTCGTACGTGTCCGCGCCGCCGCCTTGTGCACCGCCGCGGCCCTTCGTGTCGCCGTGGCCCTGTGCGGCGGCGTCGCGATAGACCGCGTCGATGCGGCCTCTGACGACCCGGCCGCCCAGGGTGAGGTACACCGGCACCTCGACGCGGTAGGGGGTGCGGTCGGCGTAGGAGGTACGCAGGAAGGCCTCCTTGAGCGCCGCCAGGTCCGCCTCGTCCGCGATGTCGTCGCCGCCCTCGATCCCCGGCAGCTCCTCGGGGCCGAACAGCGGGCGGACGTCGAAGCGGGACTCGACCCAGGCGTGGAAGCGGGTGCCGCGCCGGGCCGCGGGAGACGGCGGGCGGGGCAGCGGGCGGGCCAGTTCGCGGGCCAGCCCTTCCGGGTCGCTGGCCAGCCGCATCAGCTGGCTCGCGGTGAGCGTCGCGGGCAGCGGCACGTCCCGTACGGTGGCCCGCGCCCTGCGCAGCTCGCCGGCCAGCGCGTCCAGGTCACGGTCCCAGGACGCGACGAGCCTGGCCTCCGCGGGATCGAGGTCGCCGGCCGCCGTGCCCGAGCCGTCGGGACCGTCAGAGCCGTCGGGACCGCTCGCCGCATCCATTGCCGCGGATTCGGCCCGCGCACCGGGGATCCCGGATTCCGCCCAGGCCGCGCCCGCGTGCGCCGCCGCCTCCCCGGCCTCCGTCTCCTCCTCCGTGTACGCCAGCACCGTCCGCGCCGCCCACCGCCGCCTGCGCAGCGCCACCGGGTCGAGCGGCAGCGGCCACGGGGGTTCCTGGACCGCGTCCAGCGCCGGATTGGTCTCGCCCTCGGCGGGCTGCTCCGCCCACGCCTCGATCTCGCCGTGCCCCGCCTCGCAGTGCTCGCGCAGGGCGTCGAGGAAGACCGAGGGACCGAACGGCGCCTTCTGTGTCGGCCCCCACCAGTGTCCCGAGCCCAGCAGCAGGGAGCGGGGCCGGGTGAAGGTGACGTAGCCGAGCCGCAGTTCCTCGATGCGCTGGTGCTCCTTCATCGCGTCGCGGAAGCCGTCCAGCCCGGCCCGCGTCCACTCCGGCACATCGGGCAGTGTCGCCGCGTCGCCGCGCAGCCCGTGCGGCAGCACCTTGGCGTTGGCCGGCCACAATTCGCGGCCCCGCTCGCTCGGGAAGCCCTTGGCGACAAGCCCGGGCACGACCACCACGTCCCACTCCAGGCCCTTGGACTTGTGCGCGGTCAGCACCTTGACCGTGTTCTCGCCGCCCGGCAGCGAACTGTCCAGCCCCTTCTCGTATTGCGCCGCCGTGTGCAGGAAACCGAGGAAGGCCAGGAGCGTCGCCTCTCCGTCCAGGGCCGCGAAACCGGCGGCCACGTCCAGGAAGGACGTCAGGGTCTCGCGGCGGCGGGCGGCCAGCGCGTGCGGGGACGCGGACAGCTCGACCTCAAGACCGGTGGCGGCCAGCACCCGGTGCAGGACATCCATCAGCGGGTCGGCCAGCGCCCTGCGCAGCTCCCTGATCTCCACCGCCAGCCGCGCGAACCGCACCCGCGCCTCGGCCGAGAAGGGCAGCCCGTCGTCCGGGTCGGCGTCCAGGAAGGTCTCCAGCGCGTCCGCGAGCGAGACCACCTCGGCCGGGTCCACGCCCTCCACAGCCGCCGCCAGCGGGTCGCGGCCGTCGGCGTCGGCGGCCCCGTAGCGTACGAGCAGCCGGGCGCGGCGGCCGAGCAGGGCCAGGTCGCGGGGGCCGATCCGCCAGCGCGGGCCGGTCAGCAGGCGTACGAGCGCGGCGTTCGCGGTCGGGTCGTGCAGGACCTCGCACACCGCCACCAGGTCCGCGACCTCCGGCAGGTGCAGCAGCCCGGACAGGCCCACCACCTCCACCGGCACCTCCCGGGCGACGAGCGCGGCATGGATCTCGGGGAAGCGCGCCGCCGTACGGCACAGCACCGCGATCCCGCCCGGGGGTGTGCCGGTGCGCACCAGGTGGGCGATCGAGTCGGCGAGCCAGGCCGTCTCGTCCTGCTGGGTCGGCAGCAGGGCGCAGCGGACCTGCCCCGCCCGTTCGGCCCCGGGGGCGGGCCGCAGGGCCTCGACGCCCTCGTGGCGGGCGCGCAGCTCGGCGGCGAGGGTATTGGCCAGGTCGAGCAGCCGGCCGCCGGAGCGGCGGTTCTCGCTGAGCGAGTAGCGGTCGGCGGGCCGCCCGTCGGGGTGCGCGAAATGCCGCGGGAAGTCGTCGAGATTCGCGACCGAGGCGCCGCGCCAGCCGTAAATGGCCTGGCAGGGGTCGCCGACCGCGGTCACCGGGTGCCCGCTGCGCCCGCCGAACAGCCCGGCGAGCAGCAGCCGCTGGGCGACCGAGGTGTCCTGGTACTCGTCGAGCAGCACCACCCGGTACTGCTCGCGCAGCAGCGCCCCGACCTCCGGCCTGGTCTGCGCGAGCCGCGCGGACAGCTCGATCTGGTCGCCGAAGTCCAGCAGGTCGCGGCGCCGCTTGTCGTCGCGATAGGCCGCGGCCAGCTCTGCCAGGTCGCGCCGGGCGGCGACCGCCTGGCGCACGTCCCTGACCCACGCGTAGCCGCGCTTGGCCGGGTCGAGCGCGGACAGCTCGGCGGCGAGCCGGGTGTCGTGCGCGCGCAGCCGTTCGGCCGGCACCAGGTGCTCGGCCAGCTCGCCGGCCAGCGCGAGCAGGTCGCCGACCAGCGTCGGCAGGCCCTTGGTGAGCGCCGGATACGGCCCCGGGGCGGCCCGCAGCACTTTCGCCGCGAGCTGGTAGCGGGTCGCGTCGGCCAGCAGCCTGGCGGAGGGTTCCAGGCCGATCCGCATGCCGTGGTCCTTGAGCAGCTGCCCGGCGAAGGCGTGGTAGGTGGAGATCTGCGGGTCGCCCGCCGCGGGCTGCCCGGGGTCCGCGCCGGGGGCGGTGTCCCGGTCCGCGCCCGGGTCCGCCCTCGGGCCGTACGGGTCGCGGTCGGTGATGCCGGCCTGCGCCAGCGCCTTGCGCACCCTTTCCGACAGTTCGGCCGCGGCCTTGTTGGTGAAGGTCAGGCCGAGCACCTGCTCGGGCGCGACCTGTCCCGTGCCGACCAGCCACACCACCCGGGCGGCCATCACCGTCGTCTTGCCGGAACCCGCTCCGGCCACGATCACGCCCGGCGCCAGCGGCGCGGTGATGCACGCCGTCTGCTCCGGGGTGAACGGGATGCCCAGCAGCTCGGCGAGCTGTCCGGGCGAAGTGATGCGGGTTGCCACCCCATGGAGGCTATCCGCACTCGCCGACACCGGTGGCGCGGGCCGGGCCGCGCCGGGTCAGACGCGGAATCCGCCGCCGTCCTGGTCTCCGCCCAGGTCACCGGGGTCGACGGTGAGCGAGGGCGGCGGCGCGGCAATGTGCGGCGGCTTACCGAAGTCGCTGTAGAGACCCACGTCGGGCGAATCCCCGCCGGTGCTCTCCGACTTGACGACGTAGGGCGTGTCGCCGGTCGAGACGTAGATCGTGGTCGTGCCGTCCGAGGTGGTGTGGACCAGGGGGATCACCGGCTTGCCGTCGAGCGTGGTCGGCAGGTTCTTGGTGAGCGTGCCCTTGTCGTCGTCGGACGTCATGTCGTC is a window of Streptomyces sp. NBC_01477 DNA encoding:
- the nudC gene encoding NAD(+) diphosphatase, coding for MEAALTGLDATDRPLTLTHAGVDRAAHHRQDEAWLAAAWSHPTTRVFVVSGGQVLVEDGPDGRTELVMTPAFDAPETEMHRYFLGIAPDGVRYFALQKDALPGRMDGAARAAGLREVGGLLSPLEAGLMVHAVALENWQRMHRFCSRCGERTVIAAAGHIRRCPACLTEHYPRTDPAVIMLVTDDQDRALLGRQLHWPEGRFSTLAGFVEPGESIEQAVRREVAEEVGVTVGDDVVYVASQPWPFPSSLMLGFNARAVSSAITVDGEEIHEARWFSRDELRAAFASGEVLPPFGISIAARLIENWYGAPLPRP
- a CDS encoding ATP-dependent DNA helicase is translated as MATRITSPGQLAELLGIPFTPEQTACITAPLAPGVIVAGAGSGKTTVMAARVVWLVGTGQVAPEQVLGLTFTNKAAAELSERVRKALAQAGITDRDPYGPRADPGADRDTAPGADPGQPAAGDPQISTYHAFAGQLLKDHGMRIGLEPSARLLADATRYQLAAKVLRAAPGPYPALTKGLPTLVGDLLALAGELAEHLVPAERLRAHDTRLAAELSALDPAKRGYAWVRDVRQAVAARRDLAELAAAYRDDKRRRDLLDFGDQIELSARLAQTRPEVGALLREQYRVVLLDEYQDTSVAQRLLLAGLFGGRSGHPVTAVGDPCQAIYGWRGASVANLDDFPRHFAHPDGRPADRYSLSENRRSGGRLLDLANTLAAELRARHEGVEALRPAPGAERAGQVRCALLPTQQDETAWLADSIAHLVRTGTPPGGIAVLCRTAARFPEIHAALVAREVPVEVVGLSGLLHLPEVADLVAVCEVLHDPTANAALVRLLTGPRWRIGPRDLALLGRRARLLVRYGAADADGRDPLAAAVEGVDPAEVVSLADALETFLDADPDDGLPFSAEARVRFARLAVEIRELRRALADPLMDVLHRVLAATGLEVELSASPHALAARRRETLTSFLDVAAGFAALDGEATLLAFLGFLHTAAQYEKGLDSSLPGGENTVKVLTAHKSKGLEWDVVVVPGLVAKGFPSERGRELWPANAKVLPHGLRGDAATLPDVPEWTRAGLDGFRDAMKEHQRIEELRLGYVTFTRPRSLLLGSGHWWGPTQKAPFGPSVFLDALREHCEAGHGEIEAWAEQPAEGETNPALDAVQEPPWPLPLDPVALRRRRWAARTVLAYTEEETEAGEAAAHAGAAWAESGIPGARAESAAMDAASGPDGSDGPDGSGTAAGDLDPAEARLVASWDRDLDALAGELRRARATVRDVPLPATLTASQLMRLASDPEGLARELARPLPRPPSPAARRGTRFHAWVESRFDVRPLFGPEELPGIEGGDDIADEADLAALKEAFLRTSYADRTPYRVEVPVYLTLGGRVVRGRIDAVYRDAAAQGHGDTKGRGGAQGGGADTYEIVDWKTGRSPAASADPLQLAIYRLAWAELEGVPLHRVGAAFLFVRTGELVRPAALPGRAELERLLAADG
- a CDS encoding ATP-dependent DNA helicase UvrD2, with protein sequence MTATTHDSLFPAVPDSPDAVLDGLDPEQRAVATALRGPVCVLAGAGTGKTRAITHRIAYGVRAGMLQPASVLAVTFTARAAGEMRGRLRQLGAGGVQARTFHSAALRQLQYFWPRAIGGEMPRLLERKIQLVAEAGARCRIRLDRNELRDVTGEIEWCKVTQTVPEDYPAVAAKNGRDVPRDPAEVARIYTTYEQLKRDRGVIDFEDVLLLTVGVLQDRPDVADTVRSQYQHFVVDEYQDVSPLQQRLLELWLGGRDDLCVVGDASQTIYSFTGATPDFLLGFRTRYPGATVVKLVRDYRSTPQVVGLANGLLGQARGQAAAHRLELISQREPGPEPSYAEYADEPAEAEGAARRIKELIGSGVRPSEIAVLYRINAQSEVYEQALADAGVPYQLRGAERFFERPEVREAGLLLRGAARASADPQDAADTVPQQVRAVLSSRGWASEPPTGSGAVRDRWESLAALVRLSEDFTAARPEATLGDFVAELDERANAQHAPTVEGVTLASLHAAKGLEWDAVFVVGLTEGTLPITFAKTDEQVEEERRLLYVGVTRARLHLGLSWALSRSPGGRGGRRPSRFLDGLRPGSAPRGARGTGGAGAGGVERGSGGRKRRGPVLCRVCGRTLSDPGEIKLMRCEDCPSDLDEALYDRLRVWRTTQAKALGQPAYCVFTDRTLLAIAEVRPEGAGELSSIPGVGARKLDKFGADVLALCSGQEPGGGPEGDPDGDLDGDLDGGLDGDPEGGLDGGSAQEPGEGPEDGPGKGRAEDLKSSQEEAEK
- a CDS encoding glutaredoxin domain-containing protein, with product MPGTVTMYSTSWCGYCRRLKSQMDREGIAYSEINIEERPEFVKFVEEANGGNQTVPTVQIVPAGGGAEVVMTNPSLAQVKQALGA